One Cryptomeria japonica chromosome 9, Sugi_1.0, whole genome shotgun sequence genomic window carries:
- the LOC131037936 gene encoding uncharacterized protein LOC131037936, with amino-acid sequence MDKETDELEVLDMVGVIVMAFKILRSAARLLWTITLTLMLPLSLLILARNFILDLLFIKDLPERMQRYSVCRNLGELFLLEAAYLSLILAFLLPSMAAVVYTVACVYTDKELRYGKVIRVLPRVSMRLFLTLFWYCLFVLADYVAGLVVLLGWIFIVGLDSGAFLFGVVVATVCIGVHVYATLVWQVASVACVVEERYGLGAMKKGDELLRGQEGTGLALNVVFLLGINLIGWCFDKGVVEGDLHGLGMEERTDNAVILFLLHSALILITCLSHIVFYFVCKSFHYESVSKLVLLDHLEVCFEGHVPLKSQLKHF; translated from the coding sequence ATGGATAAAGAAACAGACGAGCTGGAGGTTCTGGATATGGTAGGAGTGATAGTAATGGCCTTCAAAATCCTGCGCAGCGCCGCTCGATTACTGTGGACCATCACTCTAACCCTAATGCTGCCCCTTTCACTGCTAATCCTGGCCAGAAATTTCATACTAGATCTCCTCTTCATCAAAGATTTACCAGAAAGGATGCAGAGGTACTCTGTATGCAGGAATTTAGGGGAACTTTTTCTTCTGGAAGCAGCGTACCTGAGCTTAATTCTGGCCTTCTTACTGCCGTCCATGGCGGCTGTGGTGTATACTGTGGCGTGCGTTTATACAGACAAAGAATTGCGTTACGGCAAGGTAATTAGGGTTCTTCCTAGGGTTTCGATGCGGCTCTTCCTTACTCTTTTCTGGTACTGCCTCTTTGTGCTTGCGGATTACGTGGCAGGGTTGGTTGTTCTGCTTGGCTGGATATTTATAGTAGGGCTGGATAGCGGGGCATTTTTATTTGGGGTTGTGGTTGCCACGGTGTGTATTGGGGTCCACGTGTACGCTACCCTGGTGTGGCAGGTTGCCAGCGTGGCCTGTGTGGTGGAGGAGAGATACGGTTTGGGCGCGATGAAGAAGGGTGATGAACTATTGAGAGGGCAAGAGGGCACGGGGCTGGCTTTGAACGTTGTGTTTTTGTTAGGGATTAATTTGATTGGGTGGTGTTTTGACAAGGGGGTGGTGGAGGGGGACTTGCATGGGCTTGGGATGGAAGAGAGGACTGATAATGCTGTCATTCTCTTTCTCTTGCATTCTGCTCTCATCCTCATCACTTGCTTGTCTCACATTGTCTTCTACTTTGTTTGCAAGTCTTTTCACTATGAGAGTGTAAGTAAATTGGTTCTTTTGGATCATTTGGAGGTCTGTTTTGAAGGGCATGTGCCTCTAAAAAGTCAGCTCAAGCATTTTTAA